A region from the Anaerolineae bacterium genome encodes:
- a CDS encoding amino acid ABC transporter substrate-binding protein, with translation MLRHTRFLFLTIVTLALLAGAVSVLAQEGGTLQLVRDRGKLICGVNQELLGFGYLDPNTSEIVGFDIDFCRAYAAAIFGEASAATLELNVVSTQNRLTALAAGEIDVLVRNTTWTLTRDTENALDFGPTNFYDGQTLMVRVGEGLEDNWDALNGVTICSTAGTTTEKNITDAMNARGLQFELLTFESTADTMSAFVDGRCDVETSDRSQLVALRAAQADPAAYYIWRENISKEPLGPVYRQNDSQFADIINWTTYGLIQAEEFGITSANLDQFLRQDGENDEAYTARVGAQIARFLDGSLGIGGKLGLANDFMANVIRAVGNYGEIFERHLGADGLGMARGYNALWSQGGLQYAPAWR, from the coding sequence ATGCTTCGTCACACACGCTTCTTGTTTCTCACCATCGTGACCCTGGCCCTGCTGGCCGGGGCGGTTTCCGTCCTGGCACAGGAGGGCGGCACGCTCCAGCTTGTGCGTGATCGCGGCAAGTTGATCTGCGGTGTCAACCAGGAACTGCTCGGCTTCGGGTATCTTGACCCCAACACTAGCGAAATTGTCGGCTTCGACATCGACTTCTGTAGGGCATACGCCGCTGCTATTTTCGGTGAGGCCAGCGCCGCCACCCTGGAACTGAACGTCGTCAGCACGCAAAACCGGCTCACAGCGCTGGCCGCTGGCGAGATCGATGTGCTGGTTCGGAATACCACCTGGACGCTCACCCGTGACACGGAGAACGCCCTGGACTTTGGCCCGACCAACTTCTACGACGGTCAGACGCTGATGGTCCGCGTGGGCGAAGGCCTGGAAGATAACTGGGACGCCCTCAACGGTGTGACGATCTGCTCCACCGCTGGGACAACCACCGAGAAGAACATCACCGACGCTATGAATGCCCGCGGCCTACAGTTCGAGCTGCTGACCTTCGAGAGCACGGCTGACACCATGTCAGCTTTTGTCGATGGCCGTTGCGATGTGGAGACTTCTGACCGTTCGCAGTTGGTTGCCTTGCGTGCGGCTCAGGCCGACCCTGCTGCCTATTACATCTGGCGGGAGAATATCTCCAAAGAACCGTTGGGGCCGGTTTACCGGCAAAACGACTCGCAGTTCGCCGACATCATCAACTGGACAACCTACGGCCTGATCCAGGCAGAGGAATTCGGTATTACCTCGGCCAACCTCGATCAGTTCCTCCGCCAGGATGGTGAGAATGACGAAGCCTACACCGCCCGTGTCGGCGCGCAGATTGCCCGCTTCCTGGATGGCTCGTTGGGCATCGGCGGCAAACTGGGTTTGGCCAATGACTTTATGGCCAACGTCATCCGCGCAGTAGGTAACTACGGCGAGATTTTCGAGCGTCATCTGGGGGCGGACGGCCTGGGCATGGCGCGCGGCTACAACGCCCTGTGGAGCCAGGGCGGCCTGCAGTACGCGCCTGCCTGGCGCTAA
- a CDS encoding ABC transporter permease subunit (The N-terminal region of this protein, as described by TIGR01726, is a three transmembrane segment that identifies a subfamily of ABC transporter permease subunits, which specificities that include histidine, arginine, glutamine, glutamate, L-cystine (sic), the opines (in Agrobacterium) octopine and nopaline, etc.), giving the protein MERRPRTFDVTVHQVIPFWRDIRVIQIAAQFIFALVTILIILTLVNNILTALAAIGQRPSLDFWQSPAGFDFAEGPGVRATDTTLRAFTVGLINTLRAVGVGLVAATILGILVGVALLSRNWLLRTLTQAYVEIFRNTPLLVQLLFFYQGVFRALPQIQEATVLPGPVYLSNRGLVIPAVFTTETFPLWLTYVLVGMVAGMVVWYVRARYQRDTGQPGHQWLLGLLAVIPFAVVGWLVIGPPPFGINLPQPTLFERPDGVTVIRRIEGGEMITPEYASLVVGLVLYTAVFIGEIVRAGIQAVPYGQIEAARALGLTYGQTLQLVVLPQALRVIIPPLGNQYLNLAKNSSLATAIAYADVFQISKTLMSQTGQVVTLFASVMLAYLTMSLSISAVMNWINARLKLKER; this is encoded by the coding sequence ATGGAGAGACGCCCGCGCACATTTGACGTGACCGTCCACCAGGTTATTCCCTTCTGGCGGGACATCCGGGTCATTCAGATCGCAGCCCAGTTTATCTTCGCGCTCGTGACGATCCTGATCATCCTGACTCTGGTCAACAACATCTTGACCGCCCTTGCCGCCATCGGCCAGCGTCCCAGCCTGGACTTCTGGCAGTCGCCAGCCGGTTTTGACTTCGCCGAGGGGCCGGGCGTCCGTGCTACCGACACGACCCTACGGGCCTTCACTGTCGGCCTGATCAACACATTGCGGGCGGTCGGCGTCGGGCTGGTCGCTGCCACCATCCTGGGTATACTGGTCGGGGTTGCCCTGCTTTCCCGCAACTGGCTGCTGCGCACCCTGACCCAGGCTTACGTGGAAATCTTCCGCAACACGCCCCTGCTGGTGCAATTGCTCTTCTTCTACCAGGGCGTCTTCCGCGCTCTACCCCAGATTCAGGAAGCAACGGTGTTGCCCGGTCCGGTCTACCTCAGCAACCGGGGATTGGTCATCCCGGCAGTTTTCACAACGGAGACTTTCCCACTGTGGTTGACCTATGTCCTGGTCGGGATGGTAGCGGGGATGGTGGTCTGGTATGTACGAGCGCGCTACCAGCGGGACACCGGCCAGCCTGGCCACCAGTGGTTGCTTGGTCTGCTGGCGGTCATCCCCTTTGCCGTAGTAGGCTGGCTGGTGATTGGCCCACCTCCATTCGGGATCAACCTGCCCCAGCCCACTCTGTTCGAACGGCCCGACGGCGTGACCGTAATTCGGCGCATTGAAGGCGGGGAGATGATCACGCCGGAATACGCCTCGCTGGTGGTCGGGCTGGTGCTCTATACAGCGGTGTTCATTGGCGAGATCGTACGGGCGGGAATCCAGGCCGTCCCTTACGGGCAGATCGAGGCCGCCCGAGCCCTGGGTCTGACTTATGGCCAGACGCTCCAGCTCGTGGTGTTGCCGCAGGCGCTGCGCGTGATCATACCGCCGCTGGGTAACCAATACCTGAACCTGGCCAAGAATTCCAGCCTGGCCACGGCCATCGCCTACGCCGATGTCTTCCAGATTTCCAAGACCCTGATGAGCCAGACCGGCCAGGTGGTGACATTATTCGCCTCGGTCATGCTTGCCTACCTGACCATGAGTCTGTCGATCTCGGCGGTCATGAACTGGATCAATGCGCGACTCAAGCTGAAGGAGCGCTAA